The following are from one region of the Yoonia sp. R2331 genome:
- the rplD gene encoding 50S ribosomal protein L4, which translates to MKADAIKLDGKKAGSVDLDDAIFGLEPRADILHRVVRWQRNKAMAGTHDVLGRSEVKFSTKKIYRQKGTGGARHGSRGAPIFRGGGTYKGPTPRSHAHDLTKKFRKLGLRHALSAKQAAGELVVIDSIEMKDAKTSALAKTLGERGWKRALIIDGAEVPAEFLQASRNIETVNVLPSQGANVYDILKSDTLVLTKAGVEALEARLK; encoded by the coding sequence ATGAAGGCTGATGCAATCAAGCTGGACGGCAAGAAAGCCGGTTCCGTCGATCTGGATGACGCGATTTTCGGCCTCGAGCCGCGCGCAGACATCCTGCACCGCGTTGTCCGCTGGCAGCGCAACAAGGCCATGGCAGGCACACACGACGTGCTGGGCCGGTCCGAGGTCAAATTCTCGACCAAGAAGATCTACCGCCAAAAGGGCACCGGTGGCGCACGTCACGGCTCTCGCGGTGCGCCGATCTTCCGTGGTGGTGGTACCTACAAGGGCCCAACGCCCCGCAGCCACGCCCACGACCTGACCAAAAAGTTCCGCAAGCTGGGTCTGCGCCACGCGCTGTCCGCCAAGCAAGCAGCGGGTGAGCTGGTTGTGATCGACAGCATCGAGATGAAGGACGCGAAAACATCCGCTCTTGCCAAGACCCTTGGCGAACGCGGCTGGAAGCGTGCCCTGATCATCGACGGCGCCGAAGTGCCCGCAGAATTCCTGCAGGCCTCGCGCAACATCGAAACCGTAAACGTTCTGCCCAGCCAGGGCGCGAACGTCTATGACATCCTGAAGTCGGACACGCTTGTCCTGACCAAAGCCGGTGTCGAAGCATTGGAGGCTCGTCTGAAATGA
- the rpsJ gene encoding 30S ribosomal protein S10, whose product MAASQNIRIRLKAFDYRVLDASTQEIVSTAKRTGASVRGPIPLPNKIEKFTVLRGPHIDKKSRDQFEIRTHKRLLDIVDPTPQTVDALMKLDLAAGVDVQISV is encoded by the coding sequence ATGGCAGCCAGCCAGAACATCCGCATTCGCCTCAAGGCGTTTGACTACCGCGTCCTTGACGCCTCCACGCAGGAAATCGTCTCCACCGCTAAGCGCACCGGCGCCAGCGTCCGTGGTCCGATCCCACTGCCCAACAAAATCGAAAAGTTCACCGTTCTGCGCGGTCCGCACATCGACAAGAAGTCGCGCGACCAGTTCGAGATCCGCACGCACAAGCGTCTGCTGGACATCGTCGATCCCACACCGCAGACCGTGGATGCCCTGATGAAGCTCGACCTCGCCGCTGGCGTGGACGTGCAGATCAGCGTGTAA
- the rplC gene encoding 50S ribosomal protein L3, whose amino-acid sequence MLRTGLIAKKVGMTRLFMEDGKQIPVTVLALEKLQVVSQRTAEKDGYTAVQLGAGAAKARRVSKAMKGHFAAAKVEPKRKVAEFRVAEENMINVGEEITANHYFEGQFVDVSGTSIGKGFAGAMKRHNFGGLRATHGVSISHRSHGSTGQCQDPGRVFKGKKMAGHMGAAKVTTQNLQVVKTDADRGVIMVKGAVPGSKGGWVTIKDAVKKPTPENVIYPAGLKSMKEEAERLAAEAAAAAAAEEEAAAKAAAEAEQAALEAAEAEAANEAPAEDAADEGDKNEG is encoded by the coding sequence ATGCTCCGTACAGGATTGATCGCAAAGAAAGTCGGCATGACCCGGCTTTTCATGGAAGACGGCAAGCAGATCCCAGTGACCGTTCTGGCACTGGAAAAGCTGCAGGTTGTCAGCCAGCGTACCGCTGAAAAGGATGGCTATACAGCTGTTCAGCTCGGCGCCGGTGCCGCCAAGGCTCGCCGCGTCAGCAAGGCGATGAAAGGTCACTTCGCGGCCGCCAAGGTGGAACCCAAGCGCAAAGTCGCAGAGTTCCGCGTGGCCGAAGAGAACATGATCAACGTCGGCGAAGAAATCACCGCAAACCACTACTTTGAGGGCCAGTTCGTTGACGTTTCCGGCACCTCGATCGGTAAAGGTTTCGCCGGTGCGATGAAGCGTCACAACTTCGGCGGTCTGCGCGCGACACACGGTGTCTCGATCAGCCACCGTTCGCACGGCTCGACGGGTCAGTGTCAGGATCCGGGCCGCGTCTTCAAAGGCAAGAAGATGGCCGGTCACATGGGTGCGGCGAAAGTCACCACCCAGAACCTGCAGGTCGTTAAGACCGACGCTGACCGTGGTGTCATCATGGTCAAGGGCGCTGTTCCCGGCTCCAAGGGTGGCTGGGTCACAATCAAGGACGCGGTGAAAAAGCCGACGCCGGAAAACGTGATCTACCCCGCTGGCCTGAAGTCCATGAAGGAAGAGGCAGAGCGTCTGGCCGCTGAAGCCGCAGCCGCTGCCGCCGCTGAAGAGGAAGCCGCCGCAAAGGCCGCAGCCGAAGCAGAACAGGCCGCACTGGAAGCTGCTGAAGCCGAAGCCGCAAACGAAGCCCCGGCAGAAGACGCCGCAGATGAGGGTGACAAAAATGAAGGCTGA
- a CDS encoding 50S ribosomal protein L23 gives MSAKAEHYDVIRKPIITEKATMASEANAVVFEVAIDANKPMIKQAVEALFDVKVKAVNTTITKGKVKRFRGNLGTRKDVKKAYVTLEEGNTIDVSTGL, from the coding sequence ATGAGCGCGAAAGCAGAACACTACGACGTGATCCGCAAGCCGATCATCACCGAGAAAGCAACCATGGCCTCAGAGGCCAACGCAGTTGTGTTCGAAGTGGCCATCGACGCCAACAAGCCGATGATCAAGCAAGCCGTTGAGGCGCTGTTTGACGTGAAGGTGAAAGCGGTCAACACCACGATCACCAAGGGCAAGGTCAAGCGCTTCCGCGGCAACCTCGGCACCCGTAAGGACGTCAAGAAGGCTTACGTGACGCTGGAAGAAGGCAACACGATCGACGTCTCGACCGGTCTGTAA